The window CTTGCATTATTTTGGCATTAAATTGTGTTTTACATCCTAAAATTTGACAGTTACTTtagctgcttctctctctctctctctctctctctctctctcaaaagatttcCTGCACTTACCACTTGCTATAGCCCTGCGCACACCTGAGGATGTATACAGCAGAGGATACAGCTTCTCTCTGTTCTGTTGGTTCAAAGTTTATACGGAAAAGGTGGAAgaagaaacatacaaaatcaGGCGTTTCCGTGACGGCTGAAgtagaaatttatgaaataacaTGCTAAGGGAATTTTAGGTacacttacatttatttatatgcctTACTGACCGGGTGGCAAATccccgagatgtatgctagtgttgcaccagccccggttattTTTGACATGACCCTGGTAGGTTAGCTTAGGTTAAAACTAACAAGCAATTTGGGTGCGGGAAActaacgagattattttcaagaaaattctatggttagtttttaatatacggcgtcccgcttttttcagggaaaggtctcggtaatCGGTTACATCTAAGGAAAATGCGACCGGGTGAACAGATAATATTCGGGTAAGCTTTCAGGTACTTGGTATCACAAGGGTATTCTACATCTGTGGGCAAATAAGTTCACTGGTTTCAGgggatgaattttgttttcacaCGAATGACTGCCTATtacagttcataataataataaaagtactatGGAGTCATTTAAGAATATTATGTGATATGCATATCTAAAAACCAGATATACTTCATTTATGTCAAGGAATATGAATGAATAAGGTTTAACAGATATGTTTAACAGATcaataattaagtatatatatatatatatatatatataaacatatatataaatagatatatatactatatatatatatatatatatatatatatatatatatatatatatatatatatatatacacttaaaagatcagtctatatatatatacataaaaagtattCAGCAAAGAACATAcagtataaaatgtacattaatcTAATGCCACACGTAAGACATTTGTCTATCACTTTGCTTTCAGTAATAAACTTGGATATATTATCGGCAAGATAAGATGGCGTTAGATTACGAACATCTTATTTTTCCTCTCGAATATCAGCTTACTTTGAAACTTTCCCCTTCGCCTTGCACTTCCAGTTTACGTGAGATACATACAGGACTTTGTATTAGAAAAAACTCGTTAACGCCTAGAGTCAGTGCTCTACAAGACTTGGAATTACACTGCAATTACATTTCTTAGCGATTGTTCGATGGTTTCCTGGATTACAAAGTAATTCGTCAGTTGTCTTTCTAAGGAACACATGTACCGTATTTTTATTCAGCTGGCTGAAGAGggccgttgtgcaaacggtcgaaaggtccccctttttttttttaccccccttttttttgtattttggaaatacaatCGTTCATGTACATTATTGTGGCTCTTACTACATTGATGCACCATATATAATCAATGGATACTCaaggatgaagaagaaaaggcagcACTCAACTCTATACTCACTCCCAAGATAAATGTTGGGTAAGCGAGAAGAGTGACGATGAAATGACTTTTacgaaagtaataaaaattctctggatgtgaccaaaaaaaaaagcttaatcaGATTCAGAAACCAAAATAACAGAAAGACATAGTACATGTCAATGTtaaaattgaactgaactgatgaattgaatataaaatttaggccacaggccaagcactgggacctatgaggtcattcagatctAAAAccaatgttgaaacaattgtcaaGAGAGGGTCAGTTCACAGATTATACATTCAGAATAAAACTAGCAAATTACTTACGATTTCGGTACCAATGCGTCAGGTCATAGGTCATTGCTTATCTGTTCttcatatcctatatatatatatatatatatatatatatatatatatatatatatatatatatatatatgagaaaatattaacTTCCTTTGTATAATTTTATCTTCTTGTCTTCGGTAACGGTAGTTTAAAGGATACACTTTTTTCGTCTTGTTGACTGCCAGCTGTTTTAATCACGGTGTGAAAAGCGACCAAACCACCTTGTTACCAAACTGCTAGCTTGGTTTGTGAACAATTTACGGCCAGATGGTTTAGGATTAGGAAGATAGGGCTAGTGTTGAGGGCGAGGTGTCAGGAATGCGAGAGATTGATGGTTTAGGATCAAGAAGACGAGGCTGGTGTTGAGGGCGAGAAATCAGGAATGTGAGAGACTGATGGTTTAGGATCAGGAAGATGAGGCTGGTGTTGAGGGCGAGAAATCAGGAACGTAAGAGATTGAGGGTTTAGGATCAGGAAGATGAGGCTGGTGTTGAGGGCGAGGTGTCAGGAACGTAAGAGATTGAGGGTTTAGGATAAAGAAGATAGGGCTGGTGTTGAAGGCCTAGTCAGGTGTCTTCTAACCTCTTCTTCGTTCTTGGTCCTTATTTTGGAATTTCTTAAGTATATCAGTACGATGTCTGCTCTGTTTCCTGCATTGTGGCACACTGAAAATCTTCAGTAAACGAGGGAACAATGTTGCTAAAGAGAAGTACCAGAGCTGTGAAATTTGGCCATCTTCCGTACAAGATTTAGTTAGAAACTGACCAGCTGATAATTGTAATAATGCTATGTTCTTGTTTTACGTTTTGGATAAAATTTAACCAGATATTCACAGAAAACTGTAAGCTTTTTATTATGACATTAACATTTCTTAGCACATATAGTTTTATTTCAGTATCTAAAGCCAAGTTAATCTAAATTCCGAGAATGATTTTCCTCGGAATCACGTACGTAGATCAGACGGCGTTGTTTTCATAATGTTCTCGTAATCAGGATGAAAAATCCAAGAAGATAAGAGATTCCCACGAAATAGAAAACTCCTTGGAGTTGACTGAGACTGATAGGTTTGCTTCTAGAACCTGATGGGGCTCTTAGTAATTTACTTAAATGCTGTTTTCGAAAGAACACAACTACTTCTTCCTGCCATTTCTTCATGATTCCGGATTCATAGATATGTAACATATCAGTGTTGAAGCGCTGGGTTAAAGGGGACTTTCTAGGGAGGATCATGGCTATGTTAAAATTGATGAGACACTGGCGTCCAAGACGTATTGTTGTTAGTCCTCCATAAGTAAATCGGGAACCCTGCTGAAGTTGTAAAAATTCTTGGTTCTCCACAAAAGCAAATTTACCTTTCTCGACATCATTGAAAACAGTGTAAAAATCCACATCCGACTCTAACTTGTCCACCAGAGCAAGAACAGCTTGCTCTGGAGCTGCTGAAAACTGTGTTTTCCAGAATGAGTGCCCTCCAATTCTCAAGCCGCTAGACACTAACTCTTCGATAGTATCTATGGGCTGGGACATTCTGACAACAGAGAGAAAGGCCACCAGGTTTGCTGAATATCCTGTAGATATAATGAGACTGAATAACCAAATAAACCCAAGAAGCATGCGAGAAGGTGGGAAAAGAGGCGTTAGTTGTAAAGGGCGCACAGTGAACGCACCAACAATGTAAAGGTAATTATATGATAAACTCTGGAAATCTCTTGCTTCTGGGTTGTGGCTAAAGGAGGCCACCAAATAAACTACTATTCCACACACAAGAAGAGATATTCCTATGGATACCCAGGTGTCCCAGGCAAAAGGGAGTAGTGGAGACTGCCAGTTAATTAAAGGTTTGGGCGATGGAGCCACAAAACAAGCAGGCATAAAGTTGTAAGGGTAAGAGAAATCAACTTCCATCCAACGGAAATGGTCTGTGAAGACATTGCAAATCCCAATGTCAACGTGTTCATAAAGGACTTTGTTCATAAGCCCATCCCAAGTACCATTCGTGTACTTTGTGCCCCACTTTTCTGAAGAGTTGACCTCGACGAATTCGACTTGAAAGTTTTTTGTTTGAGCAAGTGCAAGCACAACCCCCATATCCACTCCCATTCTCTTCAGGATTTGTCCATTAGCATCACGTTCATAGGTGACACTCGGGGCATGCTCGAAGGTAGCCACTTTGATTATTGCTCCTTGCAAGTTCTTGAGTTTGTTCGGGAAGAGTTCCGTGCCTCTAATGAAAGCACCACCCCTCCAAGTATCAGCCAGAGTTATGACAGAATACTCTGAATACAGGGTGTTTGTCCAGACAAGCGAATGAGCACCACTCTTTTGCActattagtaggttttctgttttcttaaagtTATACAAGCTGGCTAAGTCAACAGGGAATAGGATATTGTTATCAGATACCAGGACAATAACAAATTTGGCTCGGTAATTCCAGTAGTGTGGTGGGTGGTCGTCAGGTCCATCGTAGGGGTGTTAAAAGTAATCAGTCCCAGTTGCAGCATGCTGATAAAAAGCCACCCTCAGGAGAGAAGAACAATGTATCCATCACACTGGGTCATCTTCCAGCTGTCGTCTTTCAGCAGTGTTTCTGGGGCAATGAGGTAGAtctgtaaataaaagagaaacaatacaattAGGCTTATGGGtaaactgaatttatataaaaataatcaagctTGCCAGCTAATCAtagtaaacacaaaaatattagatACCACTAAAAGCTGAATTTATATACTTACTAAGGTTATGCACACATAAAAAATCCTATGCGAGAAAGTTTGCAAAAGTATGTGCGTGGGTGTGTATCCATCTTTTCCTCCCAAACAGCTGCACCTAGCCAGTTGCAAATTggtctttataaaatttttcatgaggAATTTTGTGCGATGCATTCAAGTTTACATGGTTATTGCTTTAAAGACCAATAGTACCTAAATCTACACGTTACAATAGATGTGTGAATGGCTTCTAATTCACACAGCAAATCTACTTCAACTGCAGAGttacaacaccaataataatattatttctttgcaGAACGTGTCAATACTTCAGTCTCAGTATCAACTGGGAGGAGTCTGGCAAAGAAATTCCATAACTGGGTGTCCTCGAGTCTGAGATTTCAAGAGGACCATGACCTTAGGCTACCCAACTTAGCATAAGAATAGGTAAACATACTCTACATGGAGATGGACTCCCTAAATCCACATCCCTGTACCGTATTCTTTCGTTGTTTGTGTTTGAGTCTATGTGTAGCTACAAAATCACATGGAAATAAGTATCCTAACACGAAAACTAATTTCTCATAGACATATCAAGGAAACTTATGACTAAGCGAGTccttgatataaataaaataaaattggctTCGGTTTACCAGTGTTCAAAATGCTTTTGCAATGTCATTAAACTAATATACCAATGGAAAGAAAATTTGCCGTAGTTTTACAGGGTGTCAAAAATGTATGTCTACCCAAAAAGATTTTTGCAATAGCATTTTAATGGCAAAATATGGCAGTTTTTGTTCTGGCCAGCTTCCGCTCGCAATTCCGACcttttgttatgattattttgctttgtttttttaccATGCTTCAATCAAGTAGGCTTAATCAcctttaaaagaacaaaattttaggATCCTTGCCTGAAAACTAACTTTACAGAACCCACCTACAGAGGAATGTTCCTAACTCCAAGTGAATTTAGTGACAGATGGGCATACTGCGGTATTACACAGCAACTAGCCTATAACGAGACACAATGTTCCAGATACGAGTATTTCTATTTGTGCATGTATTTATTATGCGAGTGGTAAAGGGAAATCAACAGTTTTC of the Macrobrachium rosenbergii isolate ZJJX-2024 chromosome 16, ASM4041242v1, whole genome shotgun sequence genome contains:
- the LOC136847270 gene encoding ionotropic receptor 21a-like is translated as MGVDMGVVLALAQTKNFQVEFVEVNSSEKWGTKYTNGTWDGLMNKVLYEHVDIGICNVFTDHFRWMEVDFSYPYNFMPACFVAPSPKPLINWQSPLLPFAWDTWVSIGISLLVCGIVVYLVASFSHNPEARDFQSLSYNYLYIVGAFTVRPLQLTPLFPPSRMLLGFIWLFSLIISTGYSANLVAFLSVVRMSQPIDTIEELVSSGLRIGGHSFWKTQFSAAPEQAVLALVDKLESDVDFYTVFNDVEKGKFAFVENQEFLQLQQGSRFTYGGLTTIRLGRQCLINFNIAMILPRKSPLTQRFNTDMLHIYESGIMKKWQEEVVVFFRKQHLSKLLRAPSGSRSKPISLSQLQGVFYFVGISYLLGFFILITRTL